In a single window of the Chaetodon trifascialis isolate fChaTrf1 chromosome 19, fChaTrf1.hap1, whole genome shotgun sequence genome:
- the hebp2 gene encoding heme-binding protein 2 isoform X1, producing MKTNALLALIPGSKRVSLQTALGTVRPAMLKAVGQALFSSGLQNPPFTPEEKQGQDYEIRTYHATKWVSTTRSGMQWDDAMKTGFGRLFNYIQGNNHNKVKVEMTAPVSCRVDPGAGPACESQFTISFYIPEEHQANPPEPKDPEVFVEHRKEFTAYVRTYGGFSSEKIKREELLKLVESLQRDGVQFVDKPFYTAGYNSPFKLTNRRNEVWILKKAPE from the exons ATGAAAACAAACGCTCTCCTCGCACTGATACCAGGGTCCAAACGCGTCAGTCTACAG ACAGCTTTGGGCACCGTCAGACCAGCCATGCTGAAGGCTGTGGGACAAGCTCTGTTCTCCAGTGGACTGCAGAATCCTCCGTTCACACCGGAGGAGAAACAG GGACAAGACTATGAGATTCGCACCTATCACGCCACTAAATGGGTGAGCACCACTCGGAGTGGGATGCAGTGGGATGATGCCATGAAAACTGGCTTCGGCAGGCTCTTCAACTACATTCAAGGCAACAATCACAACA AGGTGAAGGTGGAGATGACGGCCCCTGTGTCGTGCCGCGTGGACCCTGGAGCCGGTCCTGCATGTGAATCCCAGTTCACTATTTCCTTCTACATCCCAGAGGAGCATCAGGCCAATCCGCCAGAGCCGAAGGACCCGGAGGTGTTTGTGGAGCACAGGAAAGAGTTCACAGCTTATGTCAG GACGTACGGCGGTTTCTCCAGTGAGAAAATTAAGCGCGAGGAGCTCCTGAAACTTGTGGAAAGCCTGCAGAGAGACGGAGTCCAATTCGTCGACAAGCCGTTCTACACAGCCGGGTACAACAGCCCCTTCAAACTGACCAACCGCAGGAACGAGGTCTGGATCCTGAAGAAGGCGCCCGAGTAG
- the hebp2 gene encoding heme-binding protein 2 isoform X2, translated as MLKAVGQALFSSGLQNPPFTPEEKQGQDYEIRTYHATKWVSTTRSGMQWDDAMKTGFGRLFNYIQGNNHNKVKVEMTAPVSCRVDPGAGPACESQFTISFYIPEEHQANPPEPKDPEVFVEHRKEFTAYVRTYGGFSSEKIKREELLKLVESLQRDGVQFVDKPFYTAGYNSPFKLTNRRNEVWILKKAPE; from the exons ATGCTGAAGGCTGTGGGACAAGCTCTGTTCTCCAGTGGACTGCAGAATCCTCCGTTCACACCGGAGGAGAAACAG GGACAAGACTATGAGATTCGCACCTATCACGCCACTAAATGGGTGAGCACCACTCGGAGTGGGATGCAGTGGGATGATGCCATGAAAACTGGCTTCGGCAGGCTCTTCAACTACATTCAAGGCAACAATCACAACA AGGTGAAGGTGGAGATGACGGCCCCTGTGTCGTGCCGCGTGGACCCTGGAGCCGGTCCTGCATGTGAATCCCAGTTCACTATTTCCTTCTACATCCCAGAGGAGCATCAGGCCAATCCGCCAGAGCCGAAGGACCCGGAGGTGTTTGTGGAGCACAGGAAAGAGTTCACAGCTTATGTCAG GACGTACGGCGGTTTCTCCAGTGAGAAAATTAAGCGCGAGGAGCTCCTGAAACTTGTGGAAAGCCTGCAGAGAGACGGAGTCCAATTCGTCGACAAGCCGTTCTACACAGCCGGGTACAACAGCCCCTTCAAACTGACCAACCGCAGGAACGAGGTCTGGATCCTGAAGAAGGCGCCCGAGTAG
- the cmtr1 gene encoding cap-specific mRNA (nucleoside-2'-O-)-methyltransferase 1 → MKRRTEAASTPLQGTKRRRDDSSSDEESQLSRQDSSQNDSLSDQEDHRERFSRPSVSSFDDQDSDTTQTPSSFSMYNSVSQKLMAKMGFREGEGLGKFGQGRKEIVEASTQRGRRGLGLTLQGFQGELNVDWRDEAEPSAIEKVEWFPECTTEIPDSDELRDWMILGRRKLKIEDETEFCTEDLLHTLLRCKSVFDNLEGEEMRRARTRANPYEMIRGGIFLNRAAMKMSNIDHCFDNMFTNPKDSQGKPLTKDREGELLYFGDVCAGPGGFSEYILWKRRWHAKGFGMTLKGPCDFKLEDFYAAPSELFEPYYGEGGVDGDGDITRPENITAFRNFVLESTEKRGLHFLMADGGFSVEGQENIQEILSKQLLLCQFLTALSTIRTGGHFVCKTFDLFTPFSVGLVYLLYLCFDRISLFKPVTSRPANSERYIVCRGLKPGSDAVREYMFRVNLKLNQLKSSDNDVTDVVPLSIIKEDPDFYQFMINSNESHCVVQIKALAKIHAYVIDPSLSEPKQADIRKECLKLWGVPDKARVTPASSDPKSKFYELVKNSDVESFQCKLTPLNSSTIEKLRHILDHRCIVGGGEQIFLLALGKSQIYTWDGKMPVRWRKLENFKLELPRDTLLSVEIVQELKGEGKAQRRINAVHVMDALVLNGTDVRDKHFNQRIQMAEKFVKAVAKPSRPDMNPIRVKEVYRLEEMEKIFVRLEMKVTKSSGGVPRLSYTGRDDRHFLPTGLYIIKTVNEPWTMAYSKNSKKKFFFNKITKESTYEMPPNSAAPFHVCHSERLFWAWVDGVIVHDSQTRMDPEKLSKDYVLSFVHQNYQP, encoded by the exons ATGAAGAGAAGAACTGAGGCTGCGTCGACACCACTGCAGGGGACAAAGAGGCGTCGtgatgacagcagctcagatgaaGAGTCACAGTTATCCAGACAAG ACTCGAGCCAAAATGATTCCCTCAGTGACCAAGAGGATCACAGGGAGAGATTCTCCAGGCCCTCCGTATCATCCTTTGATGACCAAGACAGTGATACCACACAGACCCCCTCCAGTTTCTCCATGTACAACAGTGTGTCACAGAAACTCATG GCCAAGATGGGCTTCCGTGAGGGTGAAGGTCTGGGGAAGTTTGGCCAGGGACGCAAAGAGATTGTGGAGGCCTCAACTCAGCGAGGGAGGAGAGGTCTCGGTCTCACGCTGCAGGGCTTTCAGGGGGAGCTCAATGTCGACTGGCGCGATGAAGCAGAG CCCAGTGCCATAGAGAAGGTAGAATGGTTCCCAGAATGCACCACAGAAATCCCAGATTCGGATGAGCTGAGAGACTGGATGATTCTGGGACGG AGAAAACTTAAGATTGAGGACGAGACAGAGTTTTGCACTGAAGACCTCCTGCACACTCTTCTAAGGTGCAAG TCAGTATTTGATAACCTGGAGggtgaggagatgaggagagcaCGGACACGCGCTAACCCTTACGAGATGATCAGAGGAGGCATCTTCCTCAACAG AGCTGCTATGAAAATGTCCAACATTGACCACTGCTTCGACAATATGTTCACCAACCCAAAGGATTCACAAGGG AAACCTCTGACTAAGGACCGCGAGGGCGAACTTCTGTACTTCGGTGACGTCTGTGCAGGTCCTGGGGGCTTTTCAGAGTACATATTGTGGAAGAGGCGTTGGCATGCCAAGGGGTTTGGCATGACGCTGAAAGGACCCTGTGACTTCAAACTGGAAGATTTCTACGCAGCGCCGAGCGAGCTGTTTGAGCCTTACTACG GTGAGGGAGGGGTGGATGGGGACGGCGACATCACACGGCCAGAAAACATAACTGCCTTCCGAAACTTTGTCCTGGAGAGTACAGAAAAAAGAGGGCTGCACTTCCTCATGGCAGATGGG GGTTTCTCTGTGGAAGGCCAGGAAAACATCCAGGAGATCctgagcaaacagctgctgctctgccagtTCCTCACGGCCCTCTCTACGATCAGGACAG GTGGTCACTTTGTCTGTaagacctttgacctcttcacTCCCTTCAGTGTGGGTTTGGTCTACCTGCTCTACCTCTGCTTCGACCGGATCTCTCTCTTCAAACCTGTCACCAGCAGGCCCGCCAACTCTGAGAG GTACATTGTGTGTCGTGGTCTGAAACCCGGTTCAGACGCCGTCAGGGAATACATGTTCAGAGTGAACCTGAAACTGAACCAACTGAAGAGCTCAGACAACGACGTCACGGATGTGGTCCCCCTGAGCATCATCAAGGAAGACCCCGACTTCTACCAGTTTATGATTAACTCCAATGAGAG CCACTGTGTAGTCCAGATCAAGGCCTTGGCAAAGATCCACGCCTACGTCATTGACCC ATCCCTTTCAGAGCCAAAGCAAGCAGACATCAGGAAGGAGTGTCTGAAACTTTGGGGG GTCCCTGACAAGGCCAGAGTCACTCCTGCTTCCTCAGACCCGAAGTCCAAATTCTACGAGCTGGTTAAG AATTCAGACGTGGAGTCTTTCCAGTGTAAACTCACACCTCTTAACTCCAGCACAATCGAGAAGCTGCGTCATATCCTGGACCACAGGTGCATCGTGGGAGGTGGAGAGCAGATCTTCCTCCTGGCGCTGGGG AAGTCTCAGATATACACGTGGGATGGGAAGATGCCTGTGCGCTGGAGGAAACTGGAGAATTTCAAGCTGGAACTGCCAAGAGATACACTTCTCAGTGTGGAGATTGTCCAAGAGCTGAAGGGCGAG GGCAAAGCTCAGCGGAGAATCAACGCAGTTCACGTAATGGATGCACTCGTACTGAACGGCACTGACGTCAGAGATAAGCACTTCAACCAAAG GATCCAGATGGCTGAGAAGTTTGTGAAGGCAGTGGCCAAACCCAGCAGACCAGACATGAACCCTATCAG AGTGAAGGAGGTTTACAGGCTGGAGGAAATGGAGAAGATCTTTGTTCG ACTAGAGATGAAGGTGACAAAGAGTTCGGGAGGAGTCCCGCGTCTGTCCTACACCGGCAGAGACGACCGACACTTCCTTCCCACAGGCCTTTACATCATTAAGACTGTTAATg AGCCGTGGACGATGGCATACAGTAAAAACTCCAAGAAGAAGTTCTTCTTTAATAAGATAACCAAGGAATCCACCTATGAAATGCCCCCCAACTCTGCTGCCCCCTTCCA tgtttGCCACTCGGAGCGGCTCTTCTGGGCCTGGGTGGATGGGGTCATAGTCCATGATTCTCAGACACGGATGGACCCCGAGAAACTGTCCAAAGATTATGTTTTGTCCTTCGTCCACCAGAATTACCAGCCATGA